The following proteins come from a genomic window of Flavobacteriaceae bacterium MAR_2010_188:
- a CDS encoding cysteine desulfurase, with translation MTKHVYFDSAATTKMHDSVVEKMVEVMKNNYGNASSTHSFGRSSKTLIETARKTVASLLNAHPSEIVFTSGGTEADNLILRSAVKDQKVERIISSKIEHHAILHSLECLEKEFDLEIQFLNVDENGDVDLLQLKELLENSEKKTLVTLMHVNNEIGNILDIEQVCSICKEKKALFHSDSVQSIGHYPIDVQKLSVDFLTAAAHKFHGPKGVGFAFVRKGSGLKGCIVGGSQERGLRAGTEAVHNIVGLEEAIKIAYNNLEEDTNYVADIKAYFISKLKEKFKNIHFNGRSEDLENSTYTLINVCLPISAEKSVLLQFQLDLKGIACSKGSACQSGSEKNSHVLSEILDDEKLTRPSVRFSFSKYNTKEDVDYVIEVLSEFLDH, from the coding sequence ATGACTAAACATGTTTATTTTGACAGCGCAGCTACTACAAAAATGCACGATTCTGTCGTGGAAAAAATGGTAGAGGTCATGAAGAATAATTATGGTAATGCTTCATCTACCCATAGCTTTGGAAGGTCTTCTAAAACATTGATTGAAACTGCCAGAAAAACGGTAGCTTCTTTATTAAATGCTCATCCTTCAGAAATAGTTTTTACTTCTGGTGGCACCGAGGCAGATAATCTTATTCTCAGAAGTGCGGTTAAAGACCAAAAAGTTGAACGCATAATCAGTTCTAAAATTGAGCATCATGCCATTCTTCACTCTCTGGAATGTCTCGAAAAGGAATTCGATCTAGAAATACAATTTTTGAATGTGGATGAAAATGGTGATGTAGATTTACTTCAACTTAAAGAATTGCTAGAGAATTCTGAGAAAAAAACGTTGGTGACCTTAATGCACGTCAACAACGAAATCGGTAACATTTTAGATATCGAGCAGGTTTGCTCAATTTGCAAGGAAAAAAAGGCGCTTTTCCATAGTGATTCGGTACAATCCATTGGTCATTACCCAATTGATGTGCAGAAACTCAGTGTTGATTTCTTGACCGCTGCGGCTCACAAATTCCACGGTCCTAAAGGTGTAGGTTTCGCATTCGTAAGAAAAGGTTCGGGATTAAAAGGATGTATTGTCGGAGGAAGTCAAGAGCGTGGACTTCGTGCCGGGACAGAAGCGGTACATAATATTGTGGGACTTGAAGAAGCTATAAAAATTGCTTACAACAACCTTGAAGAAGACACAAACTACGTTGCCGACATTAAGGCTTATTTTATTTCGAAGTTAAAAGAGAAGTTTAAAAACATTCATTTTAATGGAAGGTCCGAAGATTTAGAAAACAGCACCTATACTTTAATAAATGTATGTTTACCTATTTCAGCTGAAAAAAGTGTACTGCTTCAATTTCAGTTAGACTTAAAGGGAATAGCTTGTTCTAAAGGAAGTGCTTGCCAAAGTGGAAGTGAGAAAAATTCGCATGTACTTTCAGAAATTTTGGATGACGAAAAACTGACGCGTCCATCTGTGCGTTTTTCATTTTCAAAATATAACACAAAGGAAGATGTAGATTATGTAATTGAAGTCTTATCTGAGTTTCTTGACCATTAA
- a CDS encoding 23S rRNA m(5)U-1939 methyltransferase has translation MGRKTIKKVFEDVEVIDAGAKGKSVAKAPDGRVIFLTNVVPGDVIDVQTLKQRKSYYEGRALKIKKFSDKRTEPKCKHFGVCGGCKWQNMAYEYQLFYKQKEVENNLRRIGHLELPEISPIIGSENEYFYRNKMEFSFSDSRWLTLSEIKSDREIDEKNALGFHIPGMWDKILDLDECWLQEDPSNAIRNSVKKFAVDNNLEFFNTRNQTGLLRTLMIRTTSTGEIMVVVQFFRDEKENRELLLDFLHSEFPEITSLQYVINEKGNDTIYDQEVVCYKGTDHIFEEMEGLKFKINAKSFYQTNSDQAYSLYKVAREFADLQGDELVYDLYTGTGTIAQFVAKKAKKVVGVESVPDAILAANENARLNNIDNVEFVVGDMKSVFNDDFIETHGKPDVVITDPPRDGMHKDVVEQLLNISPQKIVYVSCNSATQARDLSLLNEVYKVTKVQAVDMFPQTYHVENVVLLEKRKL, from the coding sequence ATGGGTAGAAAAACGATTAAAAAGGTTTTTGAAGATGTTGAGGTCATTGATGCTGGTGCGAAAGGAAAAAGTGTAGCCAAAGCCCCAGATGGTCGGGTTATTTTCTTGACGAATGTGGTGCCTGGCGATGTTATTGATGTTCAAACTTTAAAGCAAAGAAAGTCTTATTATGAAGGCAGAGCTTTAAAAATCAAAAAGTTTTCGGATAAGCGTACCGAGCCAAAATGCAAGCACTTTGGTGTTTGCGGGGGTTGCAAATGGCAAAATATGGCCTACGAATATCAACTTTTTTATAAACAGAAAGAAGTGGAAAACAATCTTCGCAGAATCGGGCATTTAGAATTACCCGAAATTTCTCCTATAATTGGTTCAGAAAATGAATATTTCTACCGGAACAAAATGGAATTCTCATTCAGCGATAGCCGTTGGCTGACTTTATCAGAGATTAAGTCTGATAGAGAAATCGACGAAAAAAATGCACTTGGTTTTCATATTCCAGGGATGTGGGATAAGATTCTAGATTTAGATGAATGTTGGCTACAAGAAGACCCGAGCAACGCCATTAGAAATTCGGTAAAGAAATTTGCGGTCGATAACAATCTTGAATTTTTCAACACTAGAAATCAGACCGGACTTTTAAGAACATTAATGATCCGTACAACTTCCACCGGAGAAATCATGGTAGTGGTGCAATTTTTTAGGGATGAAAAGGAAAATCGTGAACTCCTACTCGACTTTTTGCATTCTGAATTCCCTGAAATTACGTCCTTACAATACGTGATTAACGAAAAAGGCAACGACACTATTTACGATCAAGAAGTTGTTTGCTACAAAGGAACAGATCATATCTTTGAAGAAATGGAAGGCCTTAAATTTAAGATCAATGCTAAATCCTTTTACCAAACAAACTCAGATCAGGCCTATTCCTTATATAAAGTGGCGAGAGAGTTTGCAGATTTACAAGGTGACGAATTGGTTTATGATCTTTATACCGGCACGGGAACCATTGCGCAGTTTGTGGCGAAGAAAGCCAAAAAGGTGGTCGGTGTAGAATCTGTTCCAGACGCGATTTTAGCTGCAAATGAAAATGCAAGATTAAATAATATTGATAATGTGGAATTTGTTGTCGGGGATATGAAATCTGTTTTCAATGACGATTTTATCGAAACTCATGGCAAACCAGACGTAGTCATTACAGATCCACCTAGAGATGGGATGCATAAAGATGTTGTAGAACAACTTTTGAATATTTCACCTCAAAAAATTGTGTATGTGAGTTGCAATAGTGCCACGCAGGCCAGGGATTTATCTTTGCTAAACGAGGTATATAAAGTCACCAAAGTGCAGGCTGTGGATATGTTCCCGCAGACCTACCACGTTGAAAATGTTGTACTTTTAGAGAAAAGAAAATTATAA
- a CDS encoding ornithine--oxo-acid transaminase gives MEILENKKSQKSIDLENKYGAHNYHPLPVVLNRGEGVYVWDVDGKKYYDFLSAYSAVNQGHCHPKIVGAMTEQAQKLTLTSRAFYNDMLGKYEKFACEFFHFDKLLPMNTGAEAVETALKICRKWAYEVKGIEENEAEIIVCENNFHGRTTTIISFSNDPVARKHFGPYTKGFIKIEYDNIEALKQTLENNPNVAGFLVEPIQGEAGVYVPAEDYLTKAKALCEKHNVLFMADEVQTGIARTGRLLATCGDCSCENKNCSKTPEVKPDILILGKALSGGAYPVSAVLANNNIMDVIQPGTHGSTFGGNPVAAAVGIAALEVIRDEKLAENAFVLGNLFRSELNKYIDKSSIVRLVRGKGLLNAIVIDEDEDGDTAWNICLALRDNGLLAKPTHGNIIRFAPPLVMNKEQLLDCVRIITTTLKEFER, from the coding sequence ATGGAGATTTTAGAAAATAAAAAATCCCAGAAATCAATCGACTTAGAGAATAAGTACGGCGCCCATAATTATCATCCGTTACCTGTGGTATTAAACAGGGGAGAAGGCGTTTACGTTTGGGATGTTGACGGAAAAAAATATTATGATTTTCTTTCGGCTTATTCGGCGGTTAATCAGGGGCATTGTCATCCTAAAATAGTGGGCGCAATGACCGAGCAAGCTCAAAAGTTGACCCTAACTTCAAGGGCATTTTATAACGATATGCTTGGGAAGTATGAAAAGTTTGCTTGCGAGTTTTTTCATTTCGATAAATTATTGCCAATGAATACCGGCGCAGAAGCTGTTGAAACCGCTTTAAAAATATGCCGAAAGTGGGCATATGAAGTCAAAGGTATTGAAGAAAATGAAGCAGAAATAATCGTTTGCGAAAACAATTTTCACGGCCGAACTACCACTATCATTTCATTTAGCAATGATCCAGTTGCCCGAAAACATTTTGGACCTTATACTAAAGGTTTTATAAAGATTGAATACGATAACATTGAAGCGCTAAAACAAACACTAGAAAATAATCCAAACGTTGCAGGATTTTTAGTGGAACCGATTCAAGGGGAAGCAGGAGTTTATGTTCCAGCTGAAGATTATCTTACTAAAGCCAAAGCGCTCTGCGAAAAACATAACGTTCTTTTTATGGCGGACGAAGTTCAAACTGGTATCGCCAGAACCGGAAGACTTTTAGCTACCTGTGGCGACTGCAGTTGTGAAAATAAAAATTGTTCTAAAACGCCAGAGGTTAAACCAGATATTCTTATTCTTGGAAAAGCGCTTAGCGGTGGGGCATATCCTGTAAGTGCTGTCCTGGCGAATAATAATATTATGGATGTCATACAACCAGGTACTCACGGAAGTACCTTTGGCGGAAATCCTGTTGCCGCCGCCGTTGGTATTGCAGCTTTAGAAGTAATTCGAGATGAAAAATTAGCAGAAAATGCCTTTGTCCTTGGAAATTTATTTAGGTCCGAGCTCAATAAATATATCGATAAAAGTTCAATCGTTAGACTTGTGAGAGGAAAAGGGCTATTAAATGCAATCGTAATCGATGAAGATGAAGATGGAGATACGGCTTGGAATATTTGTCTTGCTCTCAGAGATAACGGATTGCTTGCAAAACCCACTCACGGAAATATCATACGTTTTGCACCACCACTAGTAATGAACAAAGAACAATTATTAGATTGTGTAAGAATCATAACTACTACGCTTAAAGAATTTGAGCGTTAA